The Aquila chrysaetos chrysaetos chromosome W unlocalized genomic scaffold, bAquChr1.4 W_unloc_8, whole genome shotgun sequence genome includes the window GCTGTGTCTGCTGTTGTTAAATCACCttccccattcagcagcagccctgcattTTCCTTATTCAGCCTTGGTCTCTCAGAAGTGAACAAatctcttctgtttgcttttgaattccATTGCCACCAGCATCTCCAggtgagcttttcttttcctacactCATGCCTCCACAACTAAGGCAATATATAGAAATTCCAGCTTTGTACCTGTCCTTGCTGAcacctcctggcagctgcttcatGGTGCCTGTCCTTGtgctggcccagccccactgcccatACACGGTCCcactctgcaggcacagcacgGGAAAGGGTAGAGTCAGGGATGGGGAAAGTTCCCCCATTTGTGATCCTAATGGCAGCCTTCAGATCACAGTTCCCCCACAACACTCCTACTTTTGCAGCTTCCCCAGCACCcgacccctgccctgccacagcCTTGTCCCATGTGGAGCtttgcagacagctctgctccagggtcTGCCAGAGTCTGGGGAAGCAGAGGCACTGGGCAGGGCTGTCCATTCCCCAGAACTAGCCCTTGGCCCAGCAGGAAGGTGGAGATGGCCTCACAGCAAGACTCAGCCTTAAATATGGGGTGACTGGCAAGTGCTGCAAATGGCAAATAAGACACACTGGGGATGAGGAAGGCCCTGAGCCACCCTCCCCATCTGTCCACACCACCAAGGGCAGAGACCGGCCTCTTCTCCTCTGCACCTGCATGTCTTCCATTCTTGCCACAAGCCCTGTCTCTGCAACACAACCCCCCGGTGTCACTCCTTACACTGCATGGTCACACGCTGCAAGCTatacactgatatttttctctcctgggcACTTTCCAGCCCAGACTGTTTCACAAATTGAGCATTCGGTGATGGAGTTaagtattctttattgcagcgctggaagcacgggggatcgctcctccaaacgTGCTTAACCACGAGCTTAACTGTATGGGTTAAATACATGtcttacatacatattcactagatttccgagaaatgttatgcatagtcattagttatccaggaaactattagcatataTAAATGTCCTTTATGCAAGTGCattggaggtctctggtggtctttcagagtcctctggtggtcgtccatagtcttcctcacttgtccgctgtTTGACCCTTGTTGTATGAGTTTGCGCAGTACGCTCCTCTTCTGGGCctcacaaacaacttctctgcttatctcctaACTTTGGCTCAGTCATCACAAAAGACAGATCATCTCCCCTTATCACACAGGATACCTCCACGAACAAGACATATCATTACATACACAGGCTTATGTCCTTGGCTTGTGTATGTAAATCAACTTCTGGAGACAGTTGTTAATCTTTTAACAAATTCCAAACTCCTTTATCTGGCAATACACTGAGTCTAAACATacgttctatttctgcatctactagacctagtgtcagcctctgcatcaAGACCACCTCCCCCTAAACTCTCCCCACTTCCCTTGACCTCCCTCcgcctcccctgccctctccccagcgCAGCCCAGTCTGGCATGGCCCCACACCAGTGCCCACCACAGGGTgcggcagagctctgggcactcaccccacagccccagaccctctgaagggcacagcagctcctcggGGGTGGAgagggctgagccccagggctggggggcatcTGTGGCACAAGGCCTGAGGAGATCCCCTTGTATGATGGAAATGCTGCTATGGAGGCCAGCTCTGGCACACAAGTGCCCATTGCCTGTCCTTGCCTGCGGTCACAGGCCTGCCACACAGCAGGACTGTAACCAAGCTTCAAGAGCACTCAGGCCTTCCACCAACCAAAGggttcagaaggaaagcatggaagtgggaagagagcagctcGGGAAAGACCAAGCTCCgtggcagtgctgctgtgccgggactcttttcttcttcccctctgcacacaggcactgctccctgcagctgcagagaaggtcttggaggaagaatctcagaagaacaagtcactgcagggccctttattttgtttaaacacacaGAGGGTATGGCTCCTCATTTGCACAGCCTCCAGGGCACACAAAAGCTGGATAGACTGTGAATTGGAAACTGGGGGaacaaagacatttctttccagaaagcatTCAGATAAgtaaaacaaggcaaaaagaGCAATCAAAAATCTCATTCAAAACCCAAAATCACCCTAAGAAAACTACCAGAAGACAGGCTGGGCTTGTAATGATATATGAGTACTATGCAAAAGACAACAGGAAGTTTATTCCTTCTGAAATCATCCAGTCATTACTTTCCTCAGGGCATCCTTGATCTTATGGTTTCTCATGCTGTAGATGAGGGGGTTCATGGCTGGAGGCACCACCGAGTACAGAACTGCCACCACcaggtccagggatggggacgagATGGAGGGGGGCTTCAGGTAGGCAAAAATGCCAGTGCTTATAAACAAGGAGTCCACGGCCAGGTGAGGGAGGCacgtggaaaaggctttgtgccatccctgctcagaggggatcctcagcacagccctgaagatctgcacataggacagcacaatgaaaacaaaacaacagaagtgCACAAAGACACTAACCACAAGTACCCCAACTTCCCTGAGGTAGGcatctgagcaggagagcttgaggatctgggggatttcacagaagaactggtccacagcattgccttggcagaggggtagtgaaaatgtattggcagtgtgcagcacagcatagAGAAAcccacagccccaggcagctgctgccatgtggacacaagctctgctgcccaggagggtcccgtagtgcaggggtttgcagatggcaacgtAGCGGTCAAAGGCCATGACAGTGAGTAGAAAATATTCTGCTGACATCAAAAAGACTAACAGAAAGACCTGGGCAGCACATCCTAGGAAGGAGATGGCCCTGTTGTCCCAGAGGGAATTGGCCATGGAtttggggacagtggtggagatggagcccaAGTTGAGGAGGGAtaggttgaggaggaagaagtacatgggggTGTGGAGGCGGTGGTCGCAGGCTACGGCGGTGATGATGAGGCCGTTtcccaggagggcagccaggtagatgcccaggaagagccagaagtgcaagagctgcagctcctgcgTGTCTGCAAatgccaggaggaggaactcAGTGATGGAGCTGTGGTTGGACATTTGCTTCCTCCGCGTATGGTTATCTGTTGAGGAGCAAAAGGTACTAGTGAGTTAGGCCAGACTTCTCTCAGCAAAACATATTGCATGTCTCATTGCAACCCCACATTCAGACTCTCTCTTTTTAGGAAGacctctctgcagctccctcACTTGAGCTCCACCTTTTGCTGGCTGAGGGGGCCATTGGGAGCAGGGACTTTGTAATGGGCTCTCGAGCAGTCCTTCTTGCTCTGCAGTGAGAGAGAACTAGGAACACAGGCTGATCTCAAATTAAATACACTCATGACATATCAAAGAGTTTTTCAGCATTGCTGTTCTCAAATTGCCCAACTGCAGAACAGAGCTGAGGGGATTCTGTTTTGTTCGTTTTGTTCTAGTTGCACTTGCCACATTTAGGAGTGGGTTTGGGTGGTTGAAATCCCTGACATTTCTAATGCACTCCAAGTGAAATCTTGTGGATCCCGAGAGGCAAAGGGACAGTCCCTTAGTGCAGAGTAAGGAGAGCTGCTCTGCCCATCAGTCCTGTTCTCAGCTGTCCTGTGCTGGCAgcctggagctggaggagggtCCCACTCAGGTGTTCCCCTAAAAAGAAACTGGATGCTCTTGAGAGCAGAGGAAGCCAAGTTCAAAAAGCAGATGCCAGACTCCTTGGCTTTTCTCGGGGTACTTGAGGAGGACCtcatctctcccctcccagaCTGGGACACAAAGGCACCATTGCAGCTGCCCATGTACAGCTGCCCAACAGCATTTCCACAGCCTTAGCAGCGAGGTGTCTTCTCCATGGCGATCCTAGGTAGCAGAGAGATACTATGGGAGAGCTGTGCCCTTCTGGAGggcaccctgcagcccagcaggacACCCCAGGGACATAGCTGAATGTCCTAAAGCTGCCCGGAGGAGACTTGGGCACTTTGCTGCCATAGACACGTCTGCAAAGCAGGACCCAAAGGGTCGGCATCTGAACAGGAGAGGAACCTGCCACCCCTGACCCCCACCCCCCACACTGACTCAGCAAATCCAACGGTGAGAACAagggcagcacaggcaggagcgGATGACACTGGAAGGCCATCATGCTCCTGCCAAGGGAGGAGGGACACACAAAGATAGACACAGGGGGTTGTCCTTTTCTGGGCTCTGGATGCTGCAAGGGCAATGCAAGTCTCAGACCTCATGCGTTTGAGGGCAGAGGCTCTGCTTACACTGGGAAAGGAGACCAGGGAGGAGTTGCTCAGGGGAAGGtgtctgtgctgcagggacagcagggaggTGCCCACATCCACCTCCCCAGCGTTTctggcagcagctccctctcaCTGCCTGcccctgtctctgctgcttggAGCTGTTCTGCCAGGAGCtgtctccctgtccccagctcaAATCCCTGTCCGTGCTCACAAACCCCATCCCACTTGCTGTGTATTCACCTCTGCCTGCAAACACCTCTCAGGGGCAGGGCACTGCCCAGGGGCATCTCTGCTTGTGCAGGGGCTAAAGAGCAGATCACAGAGAACCTGATGTGGCTGGAAAGGGGAAGTTGTTGCTGAGCTGATGTGCTGCTTGAGAAACCCCCTTAAAAATGTCATGAGGTAGAGCTGAAACTGTGAGAAGCCCTGACCCATGCAACACTTTCTTGAGAGCAGAAGGACTGTGCCCTGCTCTACCCTGCCCTAGCCTGCCGGGGGTCGTTCCTTCCGCCCACAGCTTCTCCCTGCATGGTCATGGGGAGCTCCCTGGGCAGGCTGAGAGCTGACACTGGCAGACAGCagagtccctgccccagcacacatcgccctgggctgcagggtaCCTGCTTGGAAGGACAGCCGTGGGCACCCCTGGGTGCACACCCACCTTCACACCACTGTAGCCATTACCAGGAGAAGGAGGCTatctctctctgtccctctgATGGTGAAGCAGGGAAGCCCTGCTCTGGAGcatgtcctcctcctccacaccagagaaaaagcaaggagagaCATCCTGACAGGTCCCATCAGCCCTGGCACGTGCCAAGTCTAGGCAGCACTTCCAAGAACTCATCAGTATTGCCCTGCAACCAGAGACTTACCCTGTGAAGGGCTGtcaagatttttctccaggtcagctctcc containing:
- the LOC115338020 gene encoding olfactory receptor 14A16-like isoform X2, whose amino-acid sequence is MSNHSSITEFLLLAFADTQELQLLHFWLFLGIYLAALLGNGLIITAVACDHRLHTPMYFFLLNLSLLNLGSISTTVPKSMANSLWDNRAISFLGCAAQVFLLVFLMSAEYFLLTVMAFDRYVAICKPLHYGTLLGSRACVHMAAAAWGCGFLYAVLHTANTFSLPLCQGNAVDQFFCEIPQILKLSCSDAYLREVGVLVVSVFVHFCCFVFIVLSYVQIFRAVLRIPSEQGWHKAFSTCLPHLAVDSLFISTGIFAYLKPPSISSPSLDLVVAVLYSVVPPAMNPLIYSMRNHKIKDALRKVMTG
- the LOC115338020 gene encoding olfactory receptor 14A16-like isoform X1 → MSNHSSITEFLLLAFADTQELQLLHFWLFLGIYLAALLGNGLIITAVACDHRLHTPMYFFLLNLSLLNLGSISTTVPKSMANSLWDNRAISFLGCAAQVFLLVFLMSAEYFLLTVMAFDRYVAICKPLHYGTLLGSRACVHMAAAAWGCGFLYAVLHTANTFSLPLCQGNAVDQFFCEIPQILKLSCSDAYLREVGVLVVSVFVHFCCFVFIVLSYVQIFRAVLRIPSEQGWHKAFSTCLPHLAVDSLFISTGIFAYLKPPSISSPSLDLVVAVLYSVVPPAMNPLIYSMRNHKIKDLKNAMRKVISWTFFNNSKLPVFFHK